CAGTCGATGGAGGAATGTCTCCATTATTTATTTCAGCGTTTTTAATAAAAATTCCGGACTCAATATCAACTAAATTTATGGCTGGACCATTATCTTGCACTGGTCCTTCCCCTATCCTCTCCTCCTGGCATGAAATCAACATGAAAAGAAAACAAAACATTGCAATTGTGAATAAAGTATACTTAGCACTCATTTTCTATTATTTAGGTTATAAACTTATTAGAATAAAAGTAAATCAAGTTTCATGCCAAAGACAATAATGATCATCTGCAACGAGCGGTTTATTGCGACATTATCAAGGTTTAATTATAAAAGTGAAAAATTGATCTAGTAAAATGCCTAGGGAAAATATTTTACTTACAACGGATCGAAGATTTAAGTGTAATTCAAAATCCAGTAATCTCACACTTCACAATCGCCAGATTATCTCCATCTTTAAAATTTTCAATTTTTGATAGTAGTCTTTGGTTCAGCTCACTTTTTGATGAATTTGTAACTAGCGTTTTCCCAAAGTTTTCATTTTGTGCTTCTAAGCTTACAATAAAATAAATATCGTTACCATCCATGGCTACCGGTCTATATTGGTAGCCGATTTTTTCATCGGTTTTCAAACCGAAAACATCATTACTGATCTTATCAAAAACAGTTGATTCCCCTGTTTTAGTGTTGGTATAGAAATGAAAATTTTGCTCATTCTTCCTAACTGAAGCAAATAGTAGATTTTCTTCTAATAGAAAATTTCCTAGACCGTAGGCATATCCACTTTTGGCCATATCTTGGCTAAATTCTCTAACATCCTGATAAGAATTTTCAAACAATTCGGCCGGAATGTTATCTTGACCAAAATCAAGATATAAAGAATCTTTAACCGCATCTTCACCCAATTCATAAACGTACTGATTGTAAACCTGATAGAAACTGGATGGATTCTTGGAGAAATTTCTCGGCTCTATAAAAAGCATAAATCCTGCCTTTTGCTCATCAAAAGGAATATAGCTGGACTTTACCTTTCCTTCATTTTTATTCCAAATTTGCATTTGATAACCTGACTTTCCAGCATAGAAATTGCCACCGAAAAGGAAATAGTGCTCTCCATCTATACTAAGAAGGCTTGTCACTTGTTGTAATTTTTCATTTTGATATACAGAAAGTAACTCACCTTCCATATTATAGGTTAAAATTTTTCGTGACTGTCCATCGAGCAGCTCAATCTGCCCTTTCTTATTAATGAAAAAATTATTTAGCTTTTGATATTGATTGGACCCTTCTCCTTTAGCCGATATAATAAACTCTTTAGCTGTAAGCGTATTTTTAATGACAAGATAATCTAATCCCCAACCACAATGAAGCACTACATAATCATTATGAGTGGAAACTTTCATTAAATTATCCACCACCAAACTATCAGAAAAATAAATGACATCTTTCAACTTAAAATGATCGCTTACTTTTAAGGTTTGGGCTTTGTCTAAGTTGATTTTGATTGTTTCATCTTGTGATTTTTCTTTACTCTCATTGTTTGTACAAGAAATAAGAAATACACTAAAAATTGATAAAATAATAATACTACTCGCTAATTTCATAAAGAGATTTAATTTGGGTTGAATATAATTTTATTTCAATAATTTTTTTAATTCTTGCTCCTCCACTTCCAACAAGCCAACCTTGGGTAATCTTTTCGTCAAATCTCGCCAATTCGCGTCTTGCTTATAAATCTTTTGAAGCATTTTTACTGCCTGATCTGTTTTGCCGTCATTTGCTAAGGTGATAGCGGTCCAATATTATATTTCAAGGTTTTCCGGGAACTTTTTCCATGGCCGCATTATATTGGTTCATTGCTTCTTGCATTTTACCCTTTTCCACAAAATAATCGCCTTGGTTCATGTGCTCATAGGCTCTATAAACTTTCACCAATCTGTTTAATTCCAGACCTGGATTTTGATGATCATCTACTCTTAAATCCAATACTCTATCATTCCAAGGTTCATTTGAAGCTTCTGCTTTTACCACCAAAAGTGCAGCAGATTGCTTTCCTCTGATATCTCCGCCCTGAGCTTGTGCGGCATCCAATACTTTGACCATACGCTCTGCCAAAGCCAAATCACTGTGTTTTTTCCAAGCTACTTCCATGGCAGGAACCACGGTTTCGTTCAGCATCATATTGGCTTGTACTGAAAAGTTATCGC
This is a stretch of genomic DNA from Marivirga harenae. It encodes these proteins:
- a CDS encoding 6-bladed beta-propeller, coding for MKLASSIIILSIFSVFLISCTNNESKEKSQDETIKINLDKAQTLKVSDHFKLKDVIYFSDSLVVDNLMKVSTHNDYVVLHCGWGLDYLVIKNTLTAKEFIISAKGEGSNQYQKLNNFFINKKGQIELLDGQSRKILTYNMEGELLSVYQNEKLQQVTSLLSIDGEHYFLFGGNFYAGKSGYQMQIWNKNEGKVKSSYIPFDEQKAGFMLFIEPRNFSKNPSSFYQVYNQYVYELGEDAVKDSLYLDFGQDNIPAELFENSYQDVREFSQDMAKSGYAYGLGNFLLEENLLFASVRKNEQNFHFYTNTKTGESTVFDKISNDVFGLKTDEKIGYQYRPVAMDGNDIYFIVSLEAQNENFGKTLVTNSSKSELNQRLLSKIENFKDGDNLAIVKCEITGF
- a CDS encoding DUF1028 domain-containing protein, with amino-acid sequence MAVAVQSHWFSVGTAVSWGEAGVGVVATQSFTNKSFGLRGLAMLKAGLSPQEAMDSLLNNDDGKAFRQVAILDVKGRVATHTGAKCIDEAGHANGDNFSVQANMMLNETVVPAMEVAWKKHSDLALAERMVKVLDAAQAQGGDIRGKQSAALLVVKAEASNEPWNDRVLDLRVDDHQNPGLELNRLVKVYRAYEHMNQGDYFVEKGKMQEAMNQYNAAMEKVPGKP